In a genomic window of Terriglobales bacterium:
- a CDS encoding response regulator, which produces MAAKTPKEKRRTVLVADDDSSIRLLLSELLGKAGYAVTVAPDGTAAIQHIRKKPFDLVMLDVHMPGMNGLEVLQKLKDLGRRAKVIIMTADNTPETLLEAVREQADRYVPKPFRTQALLELVSETLEEQPPASPIEVVSARPHWVELVVPCERALADRIQGFMMALKADLPDDVRNAVGDAFREMLLNAIEWGGKLDPRRKVRISYLRAQRMLMYRIADPGVGFHFAGLEHAAISNPPEDPIRHMRVRDEKGLRAGGFGILMTQQKVDEVLYNEKQNEVVLIKYLD; this is translated from the coding sequence ATGGCAGCCAAGACCCCAAAAGAGAAGAGAAGGACCGTGCTGGTCGCTGACGACGACTCGTCCATCCGGCTCCTGCTGAGCGAATTGCTGGGCAAGGCCGGATACGCGGTCACGGTGGCCCCGGACGGAACGGCCGCCATCCAGCACATTCGCAAGAAACCGTTCGACCTCGTGATGCTGGATGTCCACATGCCGGGCATGAATGGCCTGGAAGTGTTGCAGAAGCTGAAGGACCTTGGACGGCGCGCAAAGGTCATCATCATGACCGCGGACAACACCCCGGAGACCCTCCTCGAGGCGGTGCGTGAACAGGCGGATCGCTACGTTCCCAAGCCGTTTCGCACCCAGGCGCTGCTGGAACTGGTGAGCGAGACGCTGGAGGAGCAGCCTCCGGCGTCTCCCATCGAAGTCGTTTCGGCGCGGCCGCACTGGGTCGAACTGGTCGTGCCTTGTGAGCGCGCCCTGGCCGATCGCATCCAGGGCTTCATGATGGCGCTGAAAGCCGACCTGCCGGACGACGTGCGCAACGCCGTCGGCGATGCCTTTCGCGAGATGCTGCTCAACGCCATCGAGTGGGGCGGCAAACTCGATCCCCGCCGCAAGGTGCGCATCTCCTACCTGCGCGCCCAGCGGATGCTGATGTACCGCATTGCCGACCCGGGCGTGGGCTTCCACTTTGCCGGCCTGGAGCACGCCGCCATCAGCAATCCACCCGAGGACCCCATCCGGCACATGCGGGTTCGCGATGAGAAAGGCCTGCGCGCGGGCGGCTTCGGCATCCTGATGACGCAGCAGAAGGTGGATGAAGTGCTCTACAACGAAAAACAGAACGAAGTTGTGCTGATCAAGTACCTGGACTGA
- a CDS encoding glycosyltransferase family 87 protein: MLGDSCDTSWAPGVPDAPAEMQDWKARVWLWGLWVALIGAYAAGLVHSGERILGGGADFTSFYGAARIVYSGDGESLYRLETQQKAQSEWRHQPLPYLHPPFEVLLYLPLAPLPFAHAYVAFVLVNAALVGAVARFRLPNDPADGSVTLLQAVACLAFYPVFLAIAHGQDSLLLLLLFSLALVALKRGQEFRCGACLGLALFKFQFVLPLLVAFAWKKRVRVLTGVLVTAVLLVLLSMLLVGWRGVVEYPHFLLGTSRNPGLGIYDPAGMPNLRGLLTAILPGGSQSGALAMTALSLSLGLLVVAARQWPAMEPVPSAGLELAFALNVILALLVSYHLNGHDVSLMLLPVALIVRHLRAGRPGSRVRRAALCGLILALYYPPFLVPSAVVPPAPIFWVMLLLAGTLFVELRSEVRA, encoded by the coding sequence GTGTTGGGTGATTCCTGCGATACTTCGTGGGCGCCCGGTGTTCCGGACGCCCCGGCCGAGATGCAGGATTGGAAAGCACGCGTGTGGCTCTGGGGGCTATGGGTCGCCCTGATCGGGGCCTATGCCGCGGGCCTGGTCCACTCTGGAGAGCGCATTCTCGGGGGCGGCGCGGACTTTACCAGCTTCTATGGCGCAGCGCGCATCGTGTACAGCGGCGACGGTGAGTCTCTCTATCGCCTCGAGACGCAGCAAAAGGCACAGAGCGAATGGCGGCACCAGCCGCTGCCCTACTTGCACCCACCGTTCGAAGTACTGCTCTACCTGCCGTTGGCGCCCCTCCCCTTTGCTCACGCGTACGTGGCCTTTGTCTTGGTGAACGCCGCTTTGGTGGGAGCCGTGGCCCGGTTCCGACTTCCGAATGATCCAGCCGACGGGTCGGTTACTCTTCTTCAGGCCGTGGCCTGCCTGGCGTTCTACCCGGTTTTCCTGGCCATTGCTCATGGTCAGGACTCTCTCCTGCTCTTGTTGCTGTTCAGCCTGGCTTTGGTGGCACTGAAACGCGGCCAGGAATTTCGTTGTGGGGCATGCCTTGGCCTGGCGCTGTTCAAGTTCCAGTTCGTCCTGCCGTTGCTGGTCGCCTTCGCTTGGAAGAAGAGGGTGAGGGTCCTGACGGGAGTGCTGGTGACCGCAGTCCTCCTGGTATTGCTTTCGATGCTATTGGTGGGGTGGCGGGGAGTCGTCGAGTACCCGCATTTCTTGCTGGGAACCAGTCGAAATCCAGGCCTCGGGATCTACGACCCCGCCGGCATGCCTAACTTGCGGGGATTGCTTACGGCGATCCTGCCCGGCGGCTCCCAGTCCGGGGCATTGGCGATGACGGCGCTCTCGCTTTCGCTGGGCCTGCTCGTCGTTGCAGCGCGGCAGTGGCCCGCTATGGAGCCGGTCCCTTCTGCAGGGTTGGAGCTGGCGTTCGCCCTGAACGTGATCCTCGCACTGCTGGTCAGCTACCACCTGAACGGACATGACGTCAGCCTCATGCTGCTTCCCGTAGCGCTGATCGTTCGCCACCTCCGGGCCGGAAGGCCGGGCTCGCGGGTGCGACGCGCGGCCTTGTGCGGGCTGATTCTTGCGCTCTACTACCCGCCCTTTCTTGTGCCCAGTGCCGTCGTGCCGCCCGCGCCCATTTTCTGGGTGATGCTGCTACTAGCCGGAACACTGTTCGTGGAACTCCGCAGCGAGGTGCGCGCCTGA